The Hordeum vulgare subsp. vulgare chromosome 4H, MorexV3_pseudomolecules_assembly, whole genome shotgun sequence genomic interval ccccaagaggcttcatgggccaaaaggtgaaggggaccagcccaaagtgggctggtgcgccctcccctctcagcccaaggcgcaaggagaggtggagggggcaaaccctaggccaacaTCATTCATATTCTCACAGACAACACATGGAcaatacataaaaccattctgcttgtttgcctcagccacatcaaGAAAATTATGCACGACCGTAATGTACTctgaagtgcgtcggtcaccgtacatctattatcggttcatctgcattatgtaATTAAGTATATCACAAAATATTACAGAACATCataaatagagaaatgaccaaattaatacaagttcatcagcacattaaaaccaaagtgcagtagttattactgcaaaaataaatacataaagttcatacatagttctcataaaataacatacaactACGTAAACATTTAAAtgtaacaacaaatgcgatcaaaatcgcaactgggTGAAGTTGCTAATcttttagaacacttggataGTTGGTGCACTGCCAAATCTTGGGgggaaatggagcttggaggtcaggGTTGGAGGAAGAACAAAGGAGAAAACTTAAGTGTggttcgggcatttcatcgaatacCTCATGTGCGCATATAGGGAGAACAAAGCACCAACACACACCTCCACCTTCTACGGCCAAAAAACAAAGGAAAGAGGCGCAGGGGTATATATAAGCCTTCTATTAGTCACGGTTgatgtctaaaaccgggactgaAGACACACCTTTCATCCCGGTTGGAGACACCAATCGAGACTAAAGATGTTGCGCTAGGAGCAAGGCCCTTTAGTCACGGTTGGTGCATGAAATGAGGAAGGTCTTAGTCGAACCGGACTGATGGATGTCGAGGCTCGACCGGCGTCCTAGCCGTTCGAACCCGGGCTGATGcttacattagtcccggttcgtaacaaGAATGAGACTAATGCTTTCATGTGATCAGAACCAAAGCTTTGTTTTATACTAGTGGAGCTTGGCCACCAAATGCATTTTCTGTGTTCTCCGACGCCTAGTTGACATACTCCTTAACACACACTAAAATTACAGCTTAATTTGTACGCTAGCCTCATCTGCGAAGGCTCTATACACCACTCTAGATGGCTTTTATAAAGAATGCACATAGTACAATGCAAACGGAAGACATCAGCAATGACAAAAAAAGTTACTATGGAAGATCTACTCCGTATTTTCCATGAGGTGTCTTCCATACGCAAAGCTCCAAGTACTAAATTGTCTCGTAAGCTACCAAGAATTTTGTCAACGACTTCCAATCCAAACCCTGGGGGCACTTGTTGGTGATTCCGATGATTGTTAGCGCTGGTTCCTTGCATTGCAAAGGTGAAAAAGGCAAAGGCACCAGACAAAGCCGGACTTCCAAGTGGGCCCCACATCCTGGACCCACGCCTCGAGAAGAAAAGAATCCCGTCGTCCGCCGTTTTCGCGGTGAACCAGCCCAACTCAAAACCAAAccgcttttttttttttttgaaggcCATAAATTTTTCTCCGATCCCATTTGAAAGTCATCGCCGCCACCGCGAGAGGGATCCGATCATGGCTGGTGGAGCGGAGGAAATGAGGGCGAGGGTCCGGCGCCGGGAGCGTTGAAAACATCGAGTCATCGAGCGTCTCTTCCCCGCGGGGGGTGAGTCGCTCGCAGCTGCTCCTGTGTTTCCGATCCCTCTCCCGGACTTGTCCGCGGTAATGCGCTTTCCCAGATGCCTCTGGCCGCTAAGGTGACCTTTGCCTGCGTTTGAAACTACCATTTGATTCGCCATTCGCCATTGGCGTCTTCGCCTGCGTTTCTGTGTACCTGACCTGCCTCCAATGCCCTGCACCTGCTCGCTCTATTGACCCACCGGCGCCTTCTTCGACCGTGCCGCCTAGCGCATTGTCTGCGCGTGTAGGTGCGCATGTGCAACATGTAGATAGCTCTGCTTCGAGTTGCTGTCAGAGTGTCAGTGGGTTTAGCACTCAAGGAATGTAAcaccaaaagaagaagaaaagacatGAACATTGCATCAGCTTGGGCATTGTTCAAGGGGATTTGGGTCGGTTCGCGGCGATGATATTCTGGTTTGCGAAAAAAACAACAACGGTTGAGATTCTGAGTGGTTGCCTTGTCGTTGCTGGCAATTGCTTTTGGTTATTGGAAGAATATGTAAATTTCTGCTCCAGGCATGTTCTCAGCCGCCTGAATTTACCATCAGAATGCCCGCTCTGATACTGCATGTTGTCTTCATTCATGGAAGGTTGTACCCCTGTAATTAGCGGCATTTATATGCTGTTATTTCGTTCTCAGCCCACTCGTGCATTCGGTCACTAACCAGCGCTGACCTTTACTTTGCGATTCTTATAGATAGATTCAGAAAGTGCTTTTCCTAGATAACAGGAATCCTCAGATCAAAAAAAACAACAGTTTTTGGCATGTACAGAGTGGCTttccaattttattttattttttgcaggGACGTATTTATATCCTTGAATACATTTATCTTTTGAAATGCTTAATTATTGCCAGGCTGAAATTGGGCGACATTTCTAATTTATGTTTTTTCCTTCAAATATCACAGTAGATGCAATTCAAATCATGTTGACCATATATTTTCCTTACAACTCTGCAGTGGTGGACATCAGCACAGCCTCAAGTGGGTGACAGTGTGATGCAGTAATCACGAACACAAGCCACATTAATAATCCTGCTGGTCTGAACGAAGGAATTTGTTTCATCCAAAAGTGATCATTTAAGTCATTTATTGCAAGGTATATTGTCCGTTGCTTATCAAGGTGGGTCTGTGTATGTTTTTAGCAAATGGTTCATTCCTTACCAGTTTACATTATCTGCTGTTTTATGAGCACAGCCCTATCATGTTTGGTGCATTGAAATTTAGGTCTCGTAACAGTTCCAGCAGTAGGTCATTCTAGCCCACTTTGGCCCACTTTTTTTGAAGGAACTCAAAGAGCATGTAATAAGCCCACTTCGGCCCAGATAAACGAACCTGGTGTTGTTATAATATAAGAATATATATAAAGATATGTAAACCAAGAAAAAACGAACAGGCATGTTGTGTTTGCCTATGCTCTATTCTTAGGACGGCTTGCTTTCTGAATATACCATGCCTGTTCTAGATGGCATCCTTATACAGACTATCACAACATGCCTGTTCTTAGGACGGCTTATTCAGAAAGCATCGCATTTCTAGAAATCTGTCGATTTCTTGCTCAGTCTTTATCTTCACCAGAAATTTGGGAGATACTGTCCTTACGGCGTATCTTTTTTTCTGCGACTGATTTCTTTTAATTGTGCCTTTAAACTAAACACATCTAAGCTTCTGTCACAATAAACAGTTACTTATCTGATAATTTTTCTCTAACAAGGAAACCCCTTTATATAACTCAACAAAAAGGCTTAACTTCAACATTTACAGAGCCTCCTCTTGTCTATATCGTCATACAAATTTAGGTACCTCACCGGCGCAAAGTCATATCATCACGTACATAATTTAGATGTTCACCTTATTCTTGAGCTATCATGGGAAGGTCAGAGTGACATTAATTACTATATTAACTAGTTGGTATTGCTTGAAAGTTGAACAAGAGAAATGCAACTACTAGGGTTTTTTATTCTTCTGCACCATTAGCTGGAAATAGGAGTTAGAAAGAAACATGGTGCAATTAATTATGACAAAAATGTTCCCGTGATGTCATACCTCAAAACATGAAAATAAATTTCATTTTATCTGCATGTTAGGTAGCCTGGATGATGCAACGACAAAGATCCATAGAAGCTTCGAACTAATTGAGCTTACCATATGTTCATGCTTTTTGTCATGCGAAAGTGGCCTGGTGGGTGGACTGGAGGTTATAATATCCTTTTTTACCTCTCTTGTTAGGTGCTGGTTGTGATGCAATGACAAAGATCTTAAGTTTTTTTTTATGCACCCGACCTACCTCATTCTAGAAGGGGTAATGCACTCTTCATCATTGATGTTACAGATACATCATATACCATCTTTCAGTTGCTCAGACTGTTGTGTTAGGTAAAGCTATACTGAGCTTTGCATCATATCCGCATGCCTCCACAATATCTCACCTACTTTAGATTTTGGGTTTTGTGGGGTCCTTCTAATGGGCTGTAGTAGAACCTTCGATAGACCTAACCTATCGTAGGTAGTATGAATTTCAAAACATCTTTACTTGGTTTCATCTCTTTTGCTTCAGAAAACAGATTTATCCAAAAAGTTTATGCGGACATGACTTTCAGAAGCCAAAAAACAATAAAATAAAGCGGCCGAGCACCTGTCTCCCCACTCATGCCATTTGTGCAGCACGTCGGTACAGATTCAGTGTAATTTAACACGCAGTCAAACCAGCGGGGCATTTCGCTTTGTTGATAGGGAGAACCTCATCACCAATTGTTCTAATGCCCATAATGGAGTACCTATGCCATGTCTTTGAGTGCAGGCGTGCAGACATGAATAAAGTACTATGCTAGTCTTAAGAAGAACAATAACAGGTAGATACTTAGTTAGTGTTCTGGTATTTCCAGTTTATCTTACTTATCTTTTTGAACAGATTCTTCTATTGCTGAAATATATGTTCTTTGAGTTGACTCTTTTGTAGAAATACTACCACTAGTTCAAGCTCAACAGTCTTGAGAAAGTTACGTAGTATTCACTGGCTTGGGGATGTTAAATTGTCGAGTGTAACACTAAACTAAGGTTTATTCTTGGTAACACGCAATATTAAGAAGAAAATTTAATTAACTTTATAAGTACAACAACACCTCTCTGATTATCAGTGAAAAGTTTGAAAATGGATCCAAAGTAACCACAATCTGAAACACGAAAACAGGCCAAGGCAACGCGCCAAGCTGCCTGCTACTACGGTGTAAAAACAGCCTGAACTGCACCCTAAACTAAGCTTACAGTAAACTATCCATTTAGTTCCGCCCATTCTCTATTATTATGAGAACTGCTCACACGCATGGATCTGCGTTCGTTTGTGCTTTGCACTAATCTTGGCATTTTTCGGCAGTTTTTTTTGTGTCATGTAGGACTGGGCTGGTGTGTGGGCATTTAACCACTTCGCGCAAAGGCCCGTTTCTTTCTCAGCAGGAATCTTTTTTGATATTCGgttcaaaatgttttatctcctaaTTAAAAAAAACCAACTAAAAATCCGTTTTCGCCATTAAATCCATCTTGacaagatcttcaaaactagatcccatattaaTATGTTTCGATGAATTTTTTTTTCGGACAACAGTTGTCATGATGTTACACTGTAGTTGTCATAGACATGTTctgtctatttttttcttctagatttaaagctaTCGCTATATTTTCAACTATTTTTACGGCAGtttttattaattgaccatggtaatttttagtaattaaccacggaaaatttaatgcatggatcatggcaatttttagtaatccATCACGGCAAATTTAGTTTATAGATCATGACAATTTTCAAAATTTTGACCatgatggatgatttttttttttACGAAAAGTTGTCATGATGTTTACACtgtaattgccatagttgttacacTAAAATTGCCATGACATGTTCTACCTCTTTTTCCTTCTAGATTTAAAACTATCGCTATATTTTTTAACTACTTTTTATGGCATTTTTTATTAATTGGCCATGGCAATATTAGTTTATGGTTCATGGCAAGTCTAGTTTCTTAATTCCTCGTTTTATAATACGTCAAAATTTAGTTTTAAATGTAGAAGAAAAAATAGCTGAAACATATCATGGCAATTTCAGTGTAAACACCATGGCAACTTCAGTGTAACATCATGGCAACTGTTGCACGatttttttttattaaaacatattgatatgagaTCTAGGTTCGAAGATCTCCTCGCGatggatttaatggtgaaaatGGATCTTCAATCGAATTTTTCATTTAATGCTCAATTTTTTTTACTACTTATCGCCTTTAATCGCGTTTTGCGGCATTTTCCTGCAGTACTACTAATTGTTCAAAAAAAAGTTTTACTACTACATTTTGTACTTTATATGCATAAAATGTACTCACTTCATACCTAAATAATTATTGTTGGGGAAAACTAGGTACAGACAAAGTAGTTTGCATCGATTTAATGCTCGCAAGATGGCTGCACATCTTTATATCGGAGAATTCAAAAGAATAAGGTATAGTACAAAACTCACTGCTAGGAATCCATTCTGGGTATAGAGATGGGGACCTGTATAGGCTGATTATGGTTAATCTTGGCATCAATTTTCAAACAAGTATAAATGCATCTCTACCACTTTGATGTTGCACTATCCAACAGATCCATCAAGTCTGCACAGTTCTTTCTTGGTGTGATTTGGCTAAATACCGCAAAAGTTGTTTTCAATGTCTCAGTGTTGGCATTTCGGTTGGATCTTCCCCCGCCTGCGGGACATTGTGTTTTGCGCGTCTCGCGGTCGATGGGATTGCTTTTTCAAGAAGATCAATCAAAATTTAAGTGGTAATCAATAGCTTGGTGCCTTGATTGGAGAAGCATTGACTTGTGAATCTGAAGGAGTGGAAGTAGCTGCAACTTAGATGCGCACAGCGGACCATATTATACCCTCAGAAGCTCCTGCACGGTACTTTCCTCTCAAATAATTATGTGGTGCATGGTACCTCAAACAAGAGTTGATGCAGACTGGACACGGTTGCTTGGAGCACCACTGACATATTGTTTTGGTAGGTTATATATGTGTGCATTCATGTGGCTGGGATGCCTGCGCACACTCGGAGCACGGTCCATGTCTCCTACATAACCAGGTAATGGTATGCACCACCCACAAAGACACATGGGCAAGGGGACAAGGTCTTAAGGGGATGAGCATCATGAGCATATGAATGTGATGTTGGGATGGTTAGGCAGATGGATAAGTAGCTCagcttttttgcatcctcttcacAAAATATCAGCACTCGGCCGGCACCGGTAGTCACCGCTCACTAGCGAGCACGCGACGTGGGCGACAAGATTTTACGCATCAATCGAAGTTTACCCACCTCGATCTTGACCGTTCATTGgacaatgtgtgtgtgtgtgcgggtCACGGAGCGGAGCGATTGGACGCAGACCGCCCGGTGGAAAGTCGAAAGCGGCATGTCGGATCGGGTTGGAGTTAATCGATGGGCTGTTGAATTTTGCTCACGCCAAGACTAGGAAATGGCCGGCTGTCATCGTTTCCAACTTTTCATGCAGTATAGTACCAGACGCATCTTTCAttctgaaagaaaagaaaaaagaaaaacccaGGGCGACCGGGCGCTGTTGCCGTTGAGCTAGGAGATCACTGGGCTGAGGCTGAGGGCGACGGTTTGCAACCGGACGCTGCATCCACTGAGACCATTCGTGGGGAAGTCATTGGCGGGTGGGGAGGGGTTCTAGAAGGTGAGCCCCCACAAAAGGCAACGCTTTTCCCAAAAGCTCGCCCGGGGCCAATGGAGGTGGACGTTTGAAAGGGAAAGGCTCGAGATGATACgggaaagaaagaaaggaaggaGCAACGGGCAATTTGGAGGGCGCACAGCCATGCAGCCCTCTTTTCTGGGGGTGACGTCATGCGACCTACCAACCACCAGCTACCACCGCCCAATGCACCGCATCACCCAAAAACCTTGGCTCTGCCTTCCATCTCCATGCATGTCCACCCGTTGTTGCCTTGCCACCATCGTCGTCTTCCTCCCAACCCAAGTTGGTGCTAGTGGAAGCAAGCCAGATTTCTTGCGGATCTGTTTATCTAAGCGGCTCGACGAGTTGCGCgccaaaaaaaaaaaagtttTTCTTGCGGATCGCTGACCGGCCGGCTTGATGAGATGATTCGTACGTCCAGATGCTCGGGCGACGTAGGACGACGGTGCCTGCTGAAATTCGTCTCTATCCATCCAGGAGGAGGAGCTTGGCGATGATGCATCGTCATCTGCTAAGAATATGGATTGTGGGGCACAGGATGGTCTGTTTGCGGCACTGGCTGGCGGTGGCGGGCAGGAGGGAATGGATACTTATTGAGTGGAACTGTTTCGTCATCCGTGGCGGTGGCGCTTTTAGGAAACTGTTGATGAGGGTGAGGGGGGAAGAACAGATTTTTGTCCCACCTTGCGAGATTCAGGTGGTCAAACCAGAACAAACCTTCCAGTAACCACAGATATTTCTTGGCATGGGAACAGGTTTGGGCCCCCACCATCAACATGATGCTGTGCATATTGCCAGTAGATCACAAGTCGTTACATGCTTGCTTTATGGGTAGGGATTTACCACTCTGATGGACGAGCAGAAAGATCGGGTGGAGGGTTCATGTCATTTACGTAGGTGCTTCTTCTTCCCTGCAAGAAAACTTAGACTACCTATATATAACTGTGTGTGAGCCGCAGCATAATTTGGTTGAGCCGCCTGCCTCAGGCTGGAAAATTTGTCCCCGCTGTCTATTTACATTGCAAGATGGTGCAAGTTTTCACGGGCGCATTTCAACGATAGAACCAATGTCCAAGATTGGGTGCGGGTTTTCACTGGCATATCTCAACAAACCTATCTCCGAGATCACGAGAGCTCTTAATTATTGCCGTGTGCTGCTGGTGCTGAGCCCCCAGCTCTGTCTGTGGGGGCCATAAGCTCTGTGCGATTTGACTAGACAAGACAAACCTCTTCTTTCCACAGGTGTTTTCTTTGGCTAAGCAAACGTTTTGGCTTGGTCATTTTCAGGATACTCGACTAAGCATGCTCAATTTTAAATGATTGCACTAGATATCCTGGACCTGGAGACATAAAATCTACTACCAAGGTTTCGAAATATTTCCTCCCATATGACTGCACTTTCCACCATGGAAAATAATAGAAAATGAGGTATGCATCCAGCACTTCCATTTATCGACTGTACCGATTTTACCTATGTTTAGCTAGTGATCAGGATGAGAAGGTATAGCCACATATTCCTTCTGTttataaatataagatgttttagatATTTTAATATAATAATTTTTTCGCGGCTGTAATAACATCTTTTATTATGAGACGGAGGTAGTAGAACTTCTTATATTCGTGAATAGATGAAGTATTAATTATCTTCAGACATTGTTTTACAGAAGTTAATATTCAGAACATTTTGGGCGTTCAAAACAGACAACTACTTGTTGACCTTGTTTTAAGTGCGAACAAATTACAATGGGTGGCGTGACATAGGGTAAGAAAAGGAAGAATCACCAACATTTTTACCTGGTGCTTTGCTTCTGTTTCAAGATTAGCATTATGGAATATAGATGCAGAAAAGAGAACCGATGGTCAGCAATACCATGACGACTTTGGCATTTTAACTTTGAGGCGGCATAGGTAATTTAGTATTAACACCGGCCCTTCCCTTTCCCTCCAAAATCATGACTCATGAGGCTTAAGGATAAAATATGCAACTTTTATGATTGTAGCATGATGAACTAGAACAATAAATACTGTTATCATGCTTCAGTTTTTTTTTTACACAAATACCAGCAATTAATGCCATGTACAAAACTAGGCGTTTAGACAAGTAATTAGAGTTTTTGTTTAAGCACTACTccccgtaaagaaatataagagtgtttagatcactattttagtgtATAgccataagagtgtttagataagTGATTAGAGTTTTTGTTTAAGCACTACTGTTTATTGAATTTCATCGCATGGGGAAAAGCGAGCAAAAACTAAGGAAATGGGGAAAACTGAGTAcgactaaggaaccaggggcatggGAATAAAAATCCCTATTTATACAGCGCCATGTGTTTATTTAGGCATCTCTGTTGTGCAAATAGGCACTGTTgcataagaaaaaaaatacttcCTTAGTCCCATATTAATTGATGCTCAAACAGATGAGAGAGTAGTTTATTTTCTAAATACTCGTCTAAGCACCAAGTATTATACTTGTCCTAATTGTGCCTTGCGTGACCAGAAGAAAAGGGAGCTAATGCACCATTGTTCTCTATATAATCCCTTTTTATTGAAGGGGACGTTGTGCTGATATTAACCTTTATTTTCAACTGTCTGGTTAAATTGACTTCTAATGCTCTTAGAATCTACTCCCTCGGTTACAAATACGGAGTATAAGATATTTTAGCCTACTCCCTtggttcacaaatataaaatattccaagtttttttttgaattgaatgtatgtagacatattttACTGTGTTTGTTTACTCATTTTAGTCTGTATGTAGTTTATATTAAAATATCTAAtatatcttatatttgtgaatgtAGAGAGTAAGATAGATGTAGTTTATATTGAAATATCTAAGatatcttatactccctccgtcctaaaataactatctcaactttgtactagcattAGTACAAAATTATTaaggttaagacacttattttgagacggagggagtatttgtgaATGGAGAGAGTAAGATAGATGTTCCGGGAGAATATCTGCTTTTGAATTTTCTGTTTTGGTCCATTTCTTTTCTCTTTGCCTTTTTTTTCCTGGCTGTTTTGTTCTGTAAACCCCGCATCCTTTCGATGCTTTCTTCCTCTAATACAAATGGATACAAAGACAGTTGCATCGCTACCCGAATCCACAACTGCGCCAAGTGCTCGAGTTGGTTTTATCGGGTACTCGCGCGAAGCGGAAGAAAGCTCGAGTGCCCTAAAAAAAACACTCTTATGGCTACACATGCCATTGGTATAACAGAGGTATAAAACACGTGATCGTTGAAGCAGCTTCCACATATTCAGATTGCTCAAAGGCTTATTTATGGCCTCGTGTTGCTCGAAACCGGAACACCTTGCCATGGAATGTGAAGGAACAAATAGCTGTGAAGCAACACGATAGATAGACCAAACAGACCACTGATACCCTGCTTGTGCTTTAGCCTCTGCAGGTGACCCTGGCCGGCCCCCATACTCCTCAAAAAACCTGAAGCAGGCTTTAGATAACTGTACTATATGGTACTGATCCATGATTAAATTACTAATTAGCCCACCAACTCCGGCATCCACAGTCACCCCCAGAAGGCCAGACACACCACGCGCCAAGCTCTCTGACCATTAAGTCATTAACTAACCAAAAAGCTCCTCAGTCCATGCCCCTCCCCCATGGCACTTTATCCCCTTCATTAACACCTCTTCCATACCTTCTACCTACCCACCTAACCAGAAAAAATGGGCACCTCACATGCCCCCCACTCCCCCTCTCTACAAGACAAAGTTTTTTTTATGCATAGAGAATTCGGCCATTCACTGTCACTGGATGGCCATGTCATGTGCTAGCTTGCAGACATCCAAGAACCTAACTTCCCataaccaccaccagcaccataaCGCTCACTCCCACTCTCATCACTACGCATCACTCACTCCCTAGATGATGGGCCTAACTTCCCAAAATTAGGGATATGCTTGATTAGATCTAGTGGAAGATGATGAACTTGCTGTGGCAGTGGCACCATTAGTAAAGACAAGGAGGAAAAGAGGAAGTAGCTAGCTAGCTGATGATGTATTCATGAACTATGTCGCCTACGGAGTAGatgatgatgcatgcatgcatgcatggcccgATGCGATGCTACTAGCTGCGAATTACTGATAGAAAGGGAGTAGATTTAATTTTCTCATGGACATGTTACAAGGAGCTAGCtactttaattaattaattaagcaTGTGTGGCTTTAGTTAAAAAGGTGTATGTCTGAATGTCACTGTTACTAGTGCTGCTACTATAGGCCTCCTCCCTCTAGTGGCGCGGTGAATCTAAACATGCGCTGCGTGctggcctgctgctgctgctgctgctgctgcatggGCACGGAGGAGGATGCGGCGGCGGCGCCGCAGCGGCATCCCTCGCCGGGGCGCTGGAACCCGAGGCGGTTCAGGCAGAGGCACACCGCCGACGTGGACGTTGTTGCATTGTGGGTGTGGCTCGCCGTTGATGCGGCCTCCTGTTTCACCGCAGCTGGGTCGTCGCCCGGCTGCTGGTAGGGCGCGAGGCTGATGGAGAGGTTGAGGTCGATGCTGAGGTGCCGTcgcgacggtggcggcggcgtGGCGGAGCCGGCCGGCTCGTCGTCGCTGCTGTGGCTGCAGGCGGGCTCGGCTGAGCAGCTGGAGAGAGCCGCCAAGTGATCCTGCTGCTGCGGCTGGAGGTGGTGGCCGCCGGCTGCTTGAGCAGCAGCGGCGAAGTGGCGTTCGTGCACGGCGCGGAGCTGCTGCGGCATGGCGGCCGCCGCGACGGCATTGAGCGGGCGGTGGGTGTGCGGGTCCATGCCGCGGGCCAGGAGCTTGCGCTTGATGTGCGTGTTCCAGTAGTTCTTGATCTCGTTGTCCGTCCTCCCCGGCAGCCTCCCGGCGATGAGCGACCACCTGTAGGGAGCACGCGTACGGTAAGAGATAAATAAGGCGGTGCCCGGAATGGATTGATGGGTCGGTCGATCTCCACtgatatgatatgatatgatatgTATGAGAAGAAGGATGAATAAGAATTGTTACTTGTTGCCGAGCAGCTCGTGGAGCTTGATGATgagctcgtcctcctcctcggtgaagtTCCCCCGCTTGAGGTCCGGCCTCAGGTAGTTGATCCACCGCAGCCTGCAGCTCTTCCCGCACCGCAGCAGCCCTGCACCAGGCGTACCATGCACAGTTGCACACACGACCACACGTACGCATCAATCATTCGTTCGttcattcattcattcacccAGCGCCTCGTGGGCGACCAAGACGAGCGCGGCAGCCAGCCGGCCGGGCGGTGACGTGAGAGGTAAGACGTACGACGTACCTGCGGCTTTGGGGAGGGACCTCCAGCAGCCCTCGCCATGGGCCTTGATGTAGGCGACGAGGCGCTGGTCCTCCTCCTTGGTCCAGGCGCCTTTGTTGGTGTGCGCCTTCTCGCAGCACGGGGACCTCCCCATGCCGGCCGCCGGCACGTAACCTACGTACacggtcgccgccgccgcccgccgcacACGAGTAACGGACTGATGTGGTGTGGGTGTGGGTGTGCgggaaaggagggggaggagcGGTGCGTTGTTGGTGGTGCGTGCGAGTGCGAGTGCGAGCGAGCTTTTTGAGAGCgagcgagggaggaggagagagaggggagacggGGGTGGGTAGTTGGTTTTATTTATACTCGGacgggggggagggggtgggccATTGACGCGGATCCCTCTGGGCCATTTGACCGAGTTGGTGCGatgagaggagggggagagggagggggagagggtggGGCGAGTGGTTGCAAAAGCCCTAGGCCTGGATTTGGTAGGTAGGTATGCTCCGCTTCTTCTGCTCGACTGCCGCTTGTCCCATTCCCCTCccttccctctctttccttttccCTTTGTTTATTTATTCGCCTTCTCATtgtttaattttttttccttGTTCTTGTGCTTGTGCTTGTGCTTGTGTTTGGGTTTGGGGCTTGGGGCTTGGTGGGTGTACCCGGCGAGCGCACACCAGCACTAGTAGGTGCGCCCTAATGAATGAATGGAGGACGTGGGGTTGGACGATCGTGTAGTACCTCTTGGATGGTTTTTGGATGGAGAGTATACTAGTTCAACATCAATTGACCAGGTCATTTACGTGGAAATTCTACACTCGCCCCATAGTTTCTTTTCCCCATTTTTTGGCAAATGGTCAAATATCTTATTTAGGAAATGCAGCTATTCGTTTTTTCCGTTTCTCTTCGTC includes:
- the LOC123447943 gene encoding transcription factor MYB8-like, which codes for MGRSPCCEKAHTNKGAWTKEEDQRLVAYIKAHGEGCWRSLPKAAGLLRCGKSCRLRWINYLRPDLKRGNFTEEEDELIIKLHELLGNKWSLIAGRLPGRTDNEIKNYWNTHIKRKLLARGMDPHTHRPLNAVAAAAMPQQLRAVHERHFAAAAQAAGGHHLQPQQQDHLAALSSCSAEPACSHSSDDEPAGSATPPPPSRRHLSIDLNLSISLAPYQQPGDDPAAVKQEAASTASHTHNATTSTSAVCLCLNRLGFQRPGEGCRCGAAAASSSVPMQQQQQQQQASTQRMFRFTAPLEGGGL